The following is a genomic window from Prevotella sp. E13-17.
AGCGCTTGAGATTCTTTCTCGTGTGTTTAGTAAGGACATCAGCAATGCCCAACCCAATACCATACACTACGGCAACATCAACGATGGTTCAGAGATTATCGACGAAGTCCTCGTCAGCATCTTCCGTGCACCTCATAGTTACACAGGCGAAGACTGCGCAGAAATATCATGCCACGGTTCAAGCTATATACTCAACCGTATGCTTACCCTACTCATAGAGAACGGATGCCAACAGGCAGGCCCAGGTGAATTCACGCAGCGAGCCTACCTCAATGGTAAGATGGATCTCTCGCAAGCCGAGGCTGTTGCCGATCTGATAGCTTCCAACAACAAGGCCACTCACCAGATAGCCATGAGTCAGTTGCGTGGCCATTTCTCTTCCAAGCTGGCTCAACTGCGCGAACAACTTCTGAAACTCACCTCAATGCTCGAACTCGAACTCGACTTTTCAGACCACGAAGATCTTGAGTTTGCCGACCGCAGTGAGTTACTGGAACTTGCAGAAACTATTGACAATCACATCACTCATCTGGCCAACAGCTTCCAGACAGGCAATGCCCTGAAGAACGGCATCCCTGTAGCTATTATAGGTGCGCCAAACGTAGGTAAAAGCACCCTTCTCAATGCTCTTCTAGGCGAAGAGCGCGCCATTGTTTCTGACATACAAGGTACTACCCGCGATGCCATCGAAGACACCATCCAGTTGGGAGGTGTCACCTTCCGCTTCATCGATACTGCAGGCATCCGCCATACTGATGATCAGATAGAGAGTCTCGGCATCCAACGCTCAAAAGCAGCAGCCCAGAGTGCCCGTATTATCCTGCTCATGACAGAGCCCGGTGTACCCTATCCAGATATAGAGACACACGACAACCAGACCGTCATACGCATTGAGAACAAAACAGATGCCTTCCAAGCCAAATTCGGCATAGGCCTCGAAAACCTGAAGCAACAACTCATCAATTCTGCACCCAAAACCTCCGACTCCGACATCATTATAACCAATACCCGCCACTACGATGCCTTAGTACGTGCCCACCAGCACATCCAGCGTGTCATCGAAGGCCTCAATATACAAATAAGCGGCGACCTCTTGAGCGAAGACCTTCGCCAGACCATCGACACCCTATCCGAAATCACCGGCGGCCAGATCACACCCAACGAAGTCTTAGGAAACATATTCAAGCACTTCTGCGTCGGAAAGTAGAATGTTTCTTTAAGTACTCAATGCATGACTAAAAAAAGTATCCTTCATTTTAACGGAGTATGGAGAAGTTATCAGAAAAGAATTCTTGATGATTTAGATTTCCATTTGCGTGACAACAAACTTCATATCGTTGCTGCACCAGGTGCCGGAAAAACCACTTTGGGAATAGAAGTTATATCGCGTTTGAATCGAGCATCCCTAATTCTATGTCCGACGAATACTATTAAAAATCAATGGAAGGAACGGATTCTTTCTTCTTTTCTACAAAAGAAAGATTTTGGGATTGTCTCAACAGATATCCGTAACCCTGGTTTTCTCACTATCGTTACATATCAAGCCTTGCTGGCCGCATTTTGCGGGCATGATGATGACTCAGAAGACTGTCAACCCGTTGAAAATGATGGAAAGGAAAAGTTATATTCTATTACCATTTCCAACCGATTTCGAATGGAGAAAGCCGAGGAAATTATCAACATCCTCCTATCCGCTAATGTATCTCTGCTTTGCTTCGACGAGGCACACCATCTTAGAAAAGAGTGGTGGAAGGCATTGTCATATTTGGTAGAGCATCTGAAGCCAGCACAGACAGTTTCCCTTACCGCCACACCTCCTTATGATGCAGACATCAACGAATGGAATCGGTATCAAGCGCTATGCGGCGACATCGATGAGGTAATCTCCATTCCCGAATTGGTAAAAAACGGAGATCTGTGCCCTCATCAGGATTTCATTCATTTCTCGCGACTCCACCCGCACGAGCGCAATTTGTTCGAAAACCATAGGCGAAACGTCAATGTTTTGATGGAGAAACTGAGGGAAGATACAAGATTACATGAACTTTTATCGAAAATGCGCTTCCTTCAAGCCACAGATAACGAGATTGAAGCCATTTTGGAAAAGCCTGAATTTTATGTATCTATCGTCTCTCTTTTGAATGAGGAAGGATACTCGATTCCTCGTCGTTTTTTAGACCTGTTTGATGCAACTTCAAAGGATATTCCTATATTCGACATCAAGCAGGCGATGACTTTTCTGAATGAGTTCTTTTCTGTAGAGAAAGAGGAATGGAAGGACATGAAGGCTATTAGCAGTGAGTATCACAGTCTAGCAAGACAAATGGGATTGACAAATGGAAAAAAAGTAATTCTTGACGGAAACGACAAGTTCTACCGACAGATTGCCAATAGCATTGGAAAATTGGACTCCATAGTCAACATCGTCGAATTGGAGAACAGTCTGCTAAAAAAAAATTTGAGGATGGTCATTCTGACCGATTACATCAGACTGAGCTGCCCTGACTACTCTATGCTTGGCGTCGTACCTATTTGGCGGAAATTGAAAACAGAATTCCAAGGAAGAATCTCTTTGGGTGTTCTATGCGGATCGTTAATTCTGTTGCCTGCAACTATCGTAGGAAAATTTCAGCACCTGCTTTCTGACAATGACGTTGCCAATGATGCCGTCAACTTGGAATTTTTTGAGGGAAACGAAGACTACATACGGATTACTCCCAAGGAATCCATCCGCAACCATATTGTCCGTTTAGTAACCGAGCTGTTCAACGATGGAGACCTGACAGTGCTTGTAGGTACTCAATCCTTGCTTGGAGAAGGTTGGGATGCTCCGTCCATCAACTCGTTGATTCTCTCTAGTACAGTGAGCTCCTATATGCTTTCCAACCAGATGCGAGGGCGGGCCATCCGCATCGACTTGAATCATCCAGACAAGGTGTCAAATATTTGGCATCTAGCTACTTATGATCCTTCATTTAAAAACTATAATTACGACCTCGCTCAAATTTCCTCTCGTTTTGAGGGATTTGAGGCTCCCTCCTATTTCGGGAACCACGAAATTATTTCAGGAATTGAGCGGGTTTGTAGGCCTAATACGTCGGGAAATCTTCAAACCAATTTCTCCTTGGCAAAGAATCGGGAATTGACACGTCAATGGTGGAACGATGCCTTGTATATCGGTTATGAGAACAAGCCTTCCATCGGTCTATCTTCTGGTCTACAGACCAATTCTTTAACCATAAAGTCGCTGTGCTATAGAGGATATTTGTATTACATCTGGTTCTTGGCTCTTGTAATACCATTTCTTTTAAACCAACCTCAACTAATTCGGGTTTCCGGTTTTGTGGTTGTCGTTTTCTTGATGGGTCTTGTTGCCTTAAAATTCATTCGTACAGGGACGGTGGAAGGTGTCTTAAAACAAATATCCATCGTCATTTTGGAAACCCTCTCCAGTCAAGGACTCGTAAAAACCTCCCTCAAACAGGTCGGTTTGCAAGTCAGTAATGATAAGGGAACAATGTATGTGTCATGTGTAAATCTTCCTGCAGAGGAGAACAATTTGTTCATCCAATGCTTGCAAGAGTTTCTTGATCCTGTGGAAAACCCAAGATATCTGCTAGTTCGGCATGAACGATTCCACAACTTAATAAATCAAACGGATTATTTTGCTATTCCGTCCGTAATTTCTCCGAACAAGAAAAGCTTAGAGATTTTTATGAAGATTTGGAGAACCTATATCGGAAATTGCGATGTTGTATACACTAGAAGTACCGAGGGGCGGAAAGTCCTACTAAAAGCCCGCAAGTATGCATTCTCTGCAATAAAGAGGAATGTTTCAAAACGAATGTCAAAATGGCAATGATGCTTGGACTATACAATTCATTATAAGCCATCTAAAAATAATTACTCCTTATATAGCTAAACTAAATTGTATTAGAAGATGATTGATTTGAATAAATATGGCACATTCGTTATGAATTACAAGGAGGAAAAACATTGTTATTTGTCAAAAATAAGACTAAAATAACTCAAAAATGCACTTTTTTGTGATAAAACTTTGGTAGATTTTAATATTATACGTATTTTTGCACAAAATATCACACATAATATAATTTGCAAAATGAAATATAATATAGCAACAGCAACAGATTATCTGGAAGAGTTGACAGGCTTCAAGACAAGGAGACTTACTCATGCCAAAGGCGAAGATAAAAAGTTGCCATTGGCGATTGCTACCAGTTATAGCTTTTATGATCTTGAGTTCATGGAAATGCAAGTCACTATTGCTATACCTACAGGTGACGGCATAACGCCAATGCAGTTAGCCAAACATCAAGCTAAGATGATAGAGACATTCCATCATCCTGTCATCTTTGCTTTAGAATCAGTTGCATCCTATCAGATAGCTCGGCTCACCCAAGCAAAGGTTGATTTTATTGTACCTGGGAAAATCGTGTTCATCCCAAGTATGCTAATCGTATTGCGTGAACTGAAGAACACGGTCAAAGAAATGCCTGAGAAGATGCCACCTGTATCCCAGTTGCTGGTGCTCTATCATCTTGAAACAAAAACAATAGACGGACTTACCGCTTCGGAGATAACGGAACTAACAGGCTTGGCATACCCGACTATTAACGTCGCTCTTCGATGGCTTGTGACCAATAACATCATAGCCCTTGTTGGAGGCAAACAGAAACATGTTCAGATAACGATGTGCAAGGAAGAGCTTTGGAACAAATCCCTTCCGTTGATGACATCGCCTATAGAGCGCATACTTTTCACCGACACAAAACCTGAGGGAAGTTTGATGGCCGGAGAGACTGCTATGGGACATTACACCATGCTTGCGGAGCCTGCAACTCCAGTCGTTGCGATAGACAAAGCAACAGCAAAAATTAATGCCGCCATGATGAATAAGGAATTTGGCGACATAAAGGTGGAAGTATGGAAATACTCTCCAGCCCTGCTGTCTGATGGTGAATGGGCAGACAGGCTATCGCTCTATCTGTGCATGAAGGACAGCGAAGACGAAAGAATACAAATGGAATGTGACACTTTAATTGAAAAAATGAAATGGTAACAGGAATTGAACGCTGGAAGGAATATTTCAATGATTATAAGGACAAGTATGTGCTGATAGGAGGTGCAGCCTGCAATCTGCTTGAAGAAGAACTCGACATGAATCCTCGTGCAACGAAGGATCTTGACCTTGTTCTTGTAGTAGAAGCACTCACTCCTGATTTCGGAGCCCGCTTGTGGGATTTAATCAAGTCAGCCAATTACGCTGGTCGAAGCAAAGGAGAGAACGAGTTCAAGCATGAATACTATCGCTTTGTAAATCCAGAAGATAAGACATATCCGAAGCAAATTGAACTGTTCGCACGTAGCACAGGAATCCTCAACCTGCCATCCAATGCACACATAGAACCCATAAGTGTAGGAGAAGACTTGTCCAGTTTGTCAGCTATCTTGATGGATGATGACTACTATGCGTTCACTATAGAGCATAGCAGGAATATAGACGGCATCCATGTAGCAAGTCCAGAAGCTCTCATTTGTCTCAAAGCCAAGGCATACACGGAAATGCTGGACAGAAAAGCCGAAGGTGAACAGGTAGACAGCCGTGACATCGAGAAACATAAGAAAGATGTGTTCAGGCTGATAGCCATGCTGCCACAAGACTCTCGATTCTCGCTCCCAGAGAAATTGAGGAATGACATGAGTGATTTCTATCAAAAGATAGGAGAATTGCCTGATCCAGACTTTTTCAAGAATGCAGGACTAAGAGGTTTGGATGCCCAGCGTCTTCTTGACCTCTTCAACACGGTGTTCCTATAATGAGAACTGAAACGCATCACAACATATACAATTTTCCGGACTGCCGCAACATTGTTATCTGTGGCGACATTCACGGTGACTTCAATCTCCTCGTGAATAAAGTTTGTGTCCAATATCAGATGAAAGATACTCTAGTCATTGTAGCAGGAGATTGTGGCTTTGGCTTTGAAAGAAAAGGGTACTATGAGAATATTGTCAAGCGCAATGCCAAGCGAGTAAATGAATCCAACAACTGGTTCCTTTTCATCCGTGGCAACCATGACAATCCAGCTTACTTTGACGGAAAGACATTCCGGCATAAAAGGTTTACTTGCATTCCCGACTACTCTGTAGTCAAAGCCAATGGTCACACCATACTCTGTGTGGGTGGAGCAATATCTGTTGACCGTCAGCCAAGAATAGATGCATGGGAACACAATCAAAGAAAGGCACATAGGTACAGCCATAACTCTTCTGACATTGAACTTCTTTCACCCAACTATTATTGGCAAGATGAAGCTCCAGTTTTCAACAATGACTTATTATCTGAGATAACCAACTTGCATAAGATAGATACAGTAGTGACGCATACTGCTCCATCTTTCTGTGAGCTACTGAACAAAGACGGATTAC
Proteins encoded in this region:
- a CDS encoding DUF3891 family protein → MKYNIATATDYLEELTGFKTRRLTHAKGEDKKLPLAIATSYSFYDLEFMEMQVTIAIPTGDGITPMQLAKHQAKMIETFHHPVIFALESVASYQIARLTQAKVDFIVPGKIVFIPSMLIVLRELKNTVKEMPEKMPPVSQLLVLYHLETKTIDGLTASEITELTGLAYPTINVALRWLVTNNIIALVGGKQKHVQITMCKEELWNKSLPLMTSPIERILFTDTKPEGSLMAGETAMGHYTMLAEPATPVVAIDKATAKINAAMMNKEFGDIKVEVWKYSPALLSDGEWADRLSLYLCMKDSEDERIQMECDTLIEKMKW
- a CDS encoding nucleotidyl transferase AbiEii/AbiGii toxin family protein, producing the protein MVTGIERWKEYFNDYKDKYVLIGGAACNLLEEELDMNPRATKDLDLVLVVEALTPDFGARLWDLIKSANYAGRSKGENEFKHEYYRFVNPEDKTYPKQIELFARSTGILNLPSNAHIEPISVGEDLSSLSAILMDDDYYAFTIEHSRNIDGIHVASPEALICLKAKAYTEMLDRKAEGEQVDSRDIEKHKKDVFRLIAMLPQDSRFSLPEKLRNDMSDFYQKIGELPDPDFFKNAGLRGLDAQRLLDLFNTVFL
- the mnmE gene encoding tRNA uridine-5-carboxymethylaminomethyl(34) synthesis GTPase MnmE; this encodes MNDTICALATATGGAIGIIRISGPQALEILSRVFSKDISNAQPNTIHYGNINDGSEIIDEVLVSIFRAPHSYTGEDCAEISCHGSSYILNRMLTLLIENGCQQAGPGEFTQRAYLNGKMDLSQAEAVADLIASNNKATHQIAMSQLRGHFSSKLAQLREQLLKLTSMLELELDFSDHEDLEFADRSELLELAETIDNHITHLANSFQTGNALKNGIPVAIIGAPNVGKSTLLNALLGEERAIVSDIQGTTRDAIEDTIQLGGVTFRFIDTAGIRHTDDQIESLGIQRSKAAAQSARIILLMTEPGVPYPDIETHDNQTVIRIENKTDAFQAKFGIGLENLKQQLINSAPKTSDSDIIITNTRHYDALVRAHQHIQRVIEGLNIQISGDLLSEDLRQTIDTLSEITGGQITPNEVLGNIFKHFCVGK
- a CDS encoding metallophosphoesterase, with protein sequence MRTETHHNIYNFPDCRNIVICGDIHGDFNLLVNKVCVQYQMKDTLVIVAGDCGFGFERKGYYENIVKRNAKRVNESNNWFLFIRGNHDNPAYFDGKTFRHKRFTCIPDYSVVKANGHTILCVGGAISVDRQPRIDAWEHNQRKAHRYSHNSSDIELLSPNYYWQDEAPVFNNDLLSEITNLHKIDTVVTHTAPSFCELLNKDGLLQWAIYDNSLLDDVQKERETMDAIYTKLRAVPEPLTHWYYGHFHQSWRSSIDGVLFKMLDIMELAEITP
- a CDS encoding DEAD/DEAH box helicase family protein, giving the protein MTKKSILHFNGVWRSYQKRILDDLDFHLRDNKLHIVAAPGAGKTTLGIEVISRLNRASLILCPTNTIKNQWKERILSSFLQKKDFGIVSTDIRNPGFLTIVTYQALLAAFCGHDDDSEDCQPVENDGKEKLYSITISNRFRMEKAEEIINILLSANVSLLCFDEAHHLRKEWWKALSYLVEHLKPAQTVSLTATPPYDADINEWNRYQALCGDIDEVISIPELVKNGDLCPHQDFIHFSRLHPHERNLFENHRRNVNVLMEKLREDTRLHELLSKMRFLQATDNEIEAILEKPEFYVSIVSLLNEEGYSIPRRFLDLFDATSKDIPIFDIKQAMTFLNEFFSVEKEEWKDMKAISSEYHSLARQMGLTNGKKVILDGNDKFYRQIANSIGKLDSIVNIVELENSLLKKNLRMVILTDYIRLSCPDYSMLGVVPIWRKLKTEFQGRISLGVLCGSLILLPATIVGKFQHLLSDNDVANDAVNLEFFEGNEDYIRITPKESIRNHIVRLVTELFNDGDLTVLVGTQSLLGEGWDAPSINSLILSSTVSSYMLSNQMRGRAIRIDLNHPDKVSNIWHLATYDPSFKNYNYDLAQISSRFEGFEAPSYFGNHEIISGIERVCRPNTSGNLQTNFSLAKNRELTRQWWNDALYIGYENKPSIGLSSGLQTNSLTIKSLCYRGYLYYIWFLALVIPFLLNQPQLIRVSGFVVVVFLMGLVALKFIRTGTVEGVLKQISIVILETLSSQGLVKTSLKQVGLQVSNDKGTMYVSCVNLPAEENNLFIQCLQEFLDPVENPRYLLVRHERFHNLINQTDYFAIPSVISPNKKSLEIFMKIWRTYIGNCDVVYTRSTEGRKVLLKARKYAFSAIKRNVSKRMSKWQ